In the Quercus lobata isolate SW786 chromosome 5, ValleyOak3.0 Primary Assembly, whole genome shotgun sequence genome, one interval contains:
- the LOC115990213 gene encoding receptor-like protein EIX2, which translates to MAKLQDIDLSKNHLFGTIPLSIPKIKFLELLSLGKNQLSGELPHHWNDSQFLKVVDIAYNNLSGKIPNSMGFLNSLEVLVLSNNNLYGEIPSSLRNCSLWSIDLGGNYLSGNLPSWIGLQVLMLRLRSNLFSGIIPRQWCNLPSLHILDLAQNNLYGGIPDCLDNLIALIYGYNNSYFSVYGYQEETILVTKGQELLYGRILEFVNSIDLSGNHLTGEIPNELSRLIELEYWKLAEA; encoded by the exons ATGGCAAAGTTGCAAGATATTGATCTTTCAAAGAATCACCTTTTTGGTACAATTCCCTTGTccataccaaaaataaaatttcttgaattaCTTTCCCTTGGGAAAAATCAGCTTTCAGGGGAGCTTCCCCATCATTGGAATGATTCACAATTCCTAAAGGTTGTGGATATTGCATATAACAACCTATCTGGAAAAATTCCAAACTCAATGGGTTTCCTAAATTCCCTTGAAGTATTAGTGTTGAGCAACAACAATCTTTATGGAGAAATTCCTTCTTCGTTGAGAAATTGTTCTCTTTGGAGTATTGATCTTGGTGGAAATTATCTCTCAGGGAACCTTCCATCATGGATAGGATTGCAAGTCTTAATGCTACGCTTACGTTCAAATCTATTTAGTGGAATCATTCCTCGACAATGGTGCAACCTTCCAAGTCTTCACATCTTAGATCTTGCACAAAACAATCTTTATGGTGGCATTCCAGATTGTTTGGACAATTTGATTGCTTTGATTTATGGCTACAACAATAGTTACTTTAGTGTTTACGGTTATCAGGAGGAAACAATTTTAGTGACAAAAGGACAAGAGCTTTTATATGGTAGAATTCTTGAGTTTGTTAATAGCATTGATCTTTCAGGGAATCATTTGACGGGAGAAATTCCCAATGAACTATCACGCCTCATAGAATTAG AATATTGGAAACTTGCGGAGGCTTGA